One window of the Delphinus delphis chromosome 20, mDelDel1.2, whole genome shotgun sequence genome contains the following:
- the ZBTB32 gene encoding zinc finger and BTB domain-containing protein 32, whose protein sequence is MPTSPTRLPSPYGSDRLVRLAARLRPALCDTLITVGSQEFLAHSLVLAGVSQQLGRRGRWALVKGISPSTFAQLLHFVYGESLELQPGELGPLEEAARELGVQSLEEACMRARRDTAREELGPGLKEQQEEPEKPTRDSMRGVRGFGEKQRPQKFVRAGGKEQETLHRHRPPRESPEMAEATLEEQGEQMRPEEKLNQSPVGRGGVDGKQEVIMWVRDSPGGSEESLREFPGPLPPPGSLQTGITPRPWWAEAPWLGEGQPALWSILLLPPRYGTPFSHSTPMTAAQQEVWPRDQRIPLSLSLHKGLWSQNQLASCSPTPGSLPQGPTQLSPGEMEESDQRHTGELATCVGHVGTASHPSHQHPPPPPPARSRPYSCSVCGKRFSLKHQMETHYRVHTGEKPFSCSLCPQRSRDFSAMTKHLRTHGAAPYRCPLCQAGCPSLASMQTHMRGHSPSQLPPGWTIRSTFLYSSSSSRPSRASTPPCRPPSSTT, encoded by the exons ATGCCCACGTCCCCAACAAGACTGCCTAGTCCCTATGGCTCTGATCGGCTGGTACGGCTAGCAGCCAGGCTCCGGCCAGCACTATGTGATACCCTGATCACAGTGGGGAGCCAGGAGTTCCTTGCCCACAGCCTGGTGCTGGCAGGTGTGAGCCAGCAACTGGGTCGCAGGGGTCGCTGGGCTCTGGTGAAAGGCATCAGCCCTTCCACCTTTGCCCAACTTCTGCACTTTGTTTATGGGGAGAGCCTAGAGCTGCAACCTGGGGAACTGGGGCCCCTTGAGGAGGCAGCCAGAGAGTTAGGGGTGCAGTCCCTGGAAGAGGCATGCATGAGGGCTCGAAGAGATACGGCCAGAGAAGAGCTGGGTCCAGGGCTGAAGGAACAACAGGAGGAGCCAGAGAAACCCACAAGGGATTCTATGAGAGGAGTGCGGGGCTTTGGAGAGAAGCAGAGACCACAGAAGTTTGTTAGAGCTGGTGGGAAAGAACAGGAGACGTTGCACAGGCACAGGCCACCAAGAGAGAGCCCTGAGATGGCAGAGGCAACTCTGGAGGAGCAAGGGGAGCAGATGAGACCAGAGGAGAAACTCAACCAATCCCCTGTTGGCCGCGGAGGAGTAGATGGGAAGCAAGAAGTGATCATGTGGGTGAGGGACAGTCCAGGGGGCTCTGAGGAAAGTCTGCGGGAGTTCCCtggcccccttcccccaccaggTTCCCTCCAAACCGGCATCACCCCTAGGCCCTGGTGGGCTGAGGCCCCTTGGTTGGGGGAGGGCCAGCCTGCCCTGTGGAGCATCCTGCTGTTGCCGCCCAGATATGGCACTCCCTTCTCCCATAGCACCCCCATGACTGCAGCCCAGCAGGAGGTCTGGCCTCGGGACCAGAG GATCCCACTGTCCCTGAGCCTCCACAAAGGCCTCTGGAGCCAGAACCAGTTGGCCTcctgcagccccaccccag gttccctcccccagggccccaCACAGCTCAGCCCTGGGGAGATGGAAGAGTCTGATCAGAGGCACACAG GTGAACTTGCAACCTGTGTGGGTCATGTGGGCACAGCAAGCCACCCATCTCACcaacaccctcccccaccccctcctgctcGGTCTCGGCCCTATTCTTGTTCTGTCTGTGGAAAGAGGTTTTCACTCAAACATCAGATGGAGACGCACTACCGTGTCCACACAG GAGAGAAGCCCTTCTCCTGTAGCCTCTGTCCCCAGCGCTCCCGGGACTTCTCAGCCATGACCAAGCACCTGCGGACGCATGGGGCCGCACCCTACCGCTGCCCTCTGTGCCAGGCCGGCTGCCCCAGCCTGGCTTCCATGCAGACGCACATGCGCGGCCACTCGCCCAGCCAGCTCCCGCCGGGATGGACCATTCGCTCCACCTTCCTctactcctcctcctcctcgagGCCATCTCGGGCCTCGACCCCTCCTTGTAGGCCCCCTTCCTCAACCACCTGA